The Bubalus bubalis isolate 160015118507 breed Murrah chromosome 16, NDDB_SH_1, whole genome shotgun sequence genome window below encodes:
- the LOC102394473 gene encoding olfactory receptor 8K3-like, giving the protein METHNGTVLSEFILMGITDRPELQAPLFGLFLIIYMISAVGNLGMVILTKVDARLQTPMYFFLRHLALTDLGYSTSVGPKMLVQFAVDQNKISYHLCATQLAFFIVFIISELFILAAMSYDRYAAICHPLLYTVIMSQRVCWALVAIPYLYSTFVSLLVTVNIFNSSFCGYNVISHFYCDSLPILSLLCSNTHEIELIILVLSGFNLIFSLLIVLVSYLLILTVIVRMNSTEGRRKAFSTCGSHLTVVTVFYGTLIFMYVQPESSHSFDTDKVASIFYTLFIPMLNPLIYSLRNKDVKYALQRTWKKICNIFP; this is encoded by the coding sequence ATGGAAACACACAATGGAACAGTGCTGAGCGAATTCATCCTCATGGGAATCACAGACCGCCCTGAGCTGCAGGCTCCATTGTTTGGGCTCTTCCTCATCATCTACATGATCTCAGCGGTGGGCAACTTGGGCATGGTCATCCTCACTAAGGTGGATGCCAGGCTACAGacacccatgtacttcttcctcaggCACCTGGCTCTTACTGATCTGGGTTATTCAACATCTGTAGGACCCAAAATGTTGGTACAGTTTGCTGTGGATCAGAATAAAATTTCCTATCATTTGTGTGCCACACAGCTGGCTTTCTTCATCGTGTTCATTATTAGTGAGCTTTTTATTCTGGCTGCAATGTCCTATGACCGCTACGCAGCCATCTGTCACCCCCTGCTTTACACAGTCATCATGTCACAAAGGGTGTGTTGGGCACTGGTGGCAATCCCCTACCTCTATAGCACATTTGTTTCTCTTCTAGTCactgtaaacatttttaattcatcCTTCTGCGGCTATAATGTCATCAGTCATTTCTACTGTGACAGTCTCCCCATATTATCACTGCTCTGTTCAAATACACATGAAATTGAGTTAATTATCCTGGTCTTATCAggatttaatttgattttctccCTTCTAATAGTCCTTGTGTCTTACCTGCTCATCCTCACAGTTATTGTCAGGATGAACTCTACTGAAGGTAGGCGGAAGGCTTTTTCTACCTGTGGATCCCACCTGACAGTGGTCACTGTATTCTATGGGACTTTGATATTTATGTATGTGCAACCAGAGTCCAGTCATTCCTTTGACACTGATAAAGTGGCATCTATATTTTACACCCTTTTTATTCCCATGTTGAATCCCTTGATCTATAGCTTAAGAAACAAAGATGTAAAATACGCACTACAAAGGACATGGAAAAAAATTTGCAATATCTTTCCTTAA